The uncultured Desulfobulbus sp. genome window below encodes:
- the cbiE gene encoding precorrin-6y C5,15-methyltransferase (decarboxylating) subunit CbiE encodes MSRIELIGVSGQSLTAEQWPILRRCSAVILSKRHQPLVNGLNCPMLDISPVAEMIPKLAEALQGGDVALLASGDPLFYGIGRTLIREFGSERIRIHPALSAVQLACARFRTTWDDLTIISLHGRTLQDIPGRLLQHQRVMLFTDNKNTPDSIAASILATLEACDDQERIGAITLRVAENLGLSEEHLTQGSLAEIAGKQFAPLNMMLMEQSFPIRRDFAFGLTEEEIQHSRGLITKSEVRAATLHTLRLPPEGVLWDIGGGSGSVSLEAARLCPELSIYTIEKKPEEQANIRANIRTFGTYTMHLVSGEAPEAIVDLPRPDRIFIGGSGKRLPAIIEAAVERLPVGGRIVINAVLEQTRTTALLCLEQLGLKVATSTLAVTRSSSADSEPQTFNPITLITGDK; translated from the coding sequence ATGTCACGCATTGAACTCATAGGAGTCAGTGGCCAGTCACTCACGGCTGAACAGTGGCCAATCCTGCGCCGCTGCTCAGCGGTCATCCTCTCTAAACGGCACCAGCCTCTAGTCAATGGACTGAACTGTCCGATGCTGGACATCTCCCCGGTGGCCGAGATGATCCCTAAACTGGCCGAGGCCCTCCAAGGGGGGGATGTGGCCCTGCTGGCCAGCGGAGATCCCCTCTTTTATGGCATTGGCCGCACATTGATACGAGAATTTGGCTCGGAACGCATTCGTATCCACCCGGCACTCTCAGCGGTCCAGCTTGCCTGCGCCCGCTTTCGTACCACCTGGGACGATCTCACCATTATCAGCCTGCATGGACGCACCCTCCAGGATATTCCCGGCCGCCTGCTCCAACACCAACGAGTGATGCTCTTCACCGATAACAAAAACACCCCCGACTCCATTGCGGCCAGTATTCTTGCGACTCTGGAGGCCTGTGATGATCAGGAGCGTATCGGCGCCATTACCCTGCGGGTGGCCGAAAACTTAGGCCTTTCTGAGGAACATCTTACCCAGGGAAGTCTGGCTGAAATTGCCGGGAAACAGTTTGCCCCGTTGAACATGATGCTCATGGAGCAGAGCTTTCCCATTCGACGCGATTTTGCCTTTGGCCTCACTGAAGAGGAAATCCAACACTCTCGAGGCCTGATCACCAAAAGTGAAGTCAGGGCTGCCACCCTGCACACGCTGCGCCTGCCGCCCGAGGGAGTCCTCTGGGATATTGGAGGTGGCTCGGGTTCGGTCTCCCTGGAAGCCGCCCGGCTCTGTCCAGAGCTCTCGATCTATACCATCGAGAAAAAGCCAGAGGAGCAGGCCAATATTCGGGCAAATATTCGCACCTTTGGCACCTACACCATGCATCTTGTCAGTGGTGAGGCCCCCGAGGCAATCGTCGATCTCCCCAGGCCGGATCGCATCTTTATCGGTGGCAGCGGTAAACGGCTCCCCGCCATTATCGAGGCAGCGGTTGAGCGCCTTCCCGTCGGTGGCCGCATCGTTATCAACGCAGTGCTTGAACAGACCCGAACCACCGCCCTGCTGTGCCTTGAGCAGCTGGGCCTGAAGGTCGCAACCAGTACCCTGGCGGTGACGCGCAGCTCGTCTGCGGACAGCGAACCCCAAACATTTAACCCCATAACCCTTATCACAGGCGACAAATGA
- a CDS encoding cobalamin biosynthesis protein, protein MPPSATSIADSARRPAARLAILALSSGGCTLGQELAQKLGGDFVACKGRLAQEMARCLQEYSQIICIMATGIVVRTIAPLLKDKYRDPALVVCDERGRFAISLISGHLGGANVLAEQVAAATGGQAVLTTASDVLGKTALDLWARDRGFLVADKALFTRAMGKLVDQGTLNIWSPYPLGPLPSDLHLVESDLQADLIVDCRAEHVADKAILIPKTLIVGVGCNRGTPVELIAKVIEQSCTEQGLLPQAIGRLASIDLKQDEIGLLAAARELGLEIDFYNKDQLNGVDEVSTSAAVLKATGAKGVAEPAALLSAGEGARLLVPKMKWVDATTAIAEMATLPQIQQGNT, encoded by the coding sequence ATGCCGCCTTCCGCCACGAGTATCGCTGATTCAGCTCGCCGGCCCGCTGCGCGTTTGGCCATCCTTGCCCTCTCTTCAGGCGGCTGCACCCTTGGCCAGGAACTTGCCCAGAAGCTGGGGGGCGATTTCGTTGCCTGCAAGGGACGCTTAGCTCAGGAGATGGCCCGGTGCCTTCAGGAGTACAGCCAGATCATCTGCATCATGGCCACCGGCATCGTGGTCCGTACCATTGCGCCGCTGCTCAAGGATAAGTACCGAGACCCAGCCCTTGTGGTCTGTGACGAGCGGGGACGCTTTGCCATTTCCCTGATCTCGGGACATCTGGGTGGGGCCAACGTGCTGGCCGAGCAGGTCGCTGCGGCCACTGGCGGACAGGCTGTCCTGACCACAGCCTCGGACGTGCTGGGGAAGACCGCGCTTGATCTCTGGGCTAGGGATCGTGGTTTTCTTGTGGCCGACAAAGCGCTCTTTACCCGCGCCATGGGCAAACTGGTCGATCAGGGAACACTCAACATCTGGAGTCCCTATCCCCTGGGTCCCCTGCCCAGTGATCTGCACCTGGTGGAGAGTGATCTCCAGGCTGATCTCATTGTCGATTGCCGGGCAGAGCATGTGGCAGACAAAGCCATACTGATCCCCAAAACACTGATCGTGGGAGTTGGTTGCAATCGAGGCACGCCTGTCGAACTGATCGCCAAGGTCATCGAGCAGAGCTGCACAGAACAGGGGCTGCTGCCCCAGGCCATTGGCCGCCTGGCCTCCATTGATCTCAAGCAGGATGAAATCGGCCTGCTTGCCGCAGCCCGAGAGCTGGGGCTGGAGATAGATTTTTACAACAAAGACCAGTTGAACGGCGTTGACGAGGTCTCGACTTCAGCGGCGGTGCTCAAAGCCACCGGAGCCAAGGGGGTCGCCGAACCAGCGGCCTTGCTCAGCGCTGGAGAGGGAGCCCGTCTGCTGGTCCCCAAAATGAAATGGGTTGATGCCACCACCGCCATTGCGGAGATGGCGACTCTCCCTCAAATACAACAAGGAAATACATAA
- a CDS encoding cobyrinate a,c-diamide synthase, with translation MSFPALLIAGTHSGCGKTTLTLGVMAALARRGLAVQPFKCGPDFIDPSLHQMVTGRISRNLDVRMCGADFVRRSFRKNGAGCDCAVVEGVMGLFDGGEGSAAHLAKTLDLPVFLVIDVRSAAESVAAVAHGFATLDPSLRLAGVICNRVGSAKHRQMIADAIETFCEVPVLGFLPRNEAVSIPSRHLGLHMGEEHPLKGEGLEELVSLIEGHLDLERMLGIARQRPTTMESAPIAPLVEAGAPVRIGVARDAAFCFYYEDNLDLLRDAGAELIFFSPLEDAGLPTNLQGLYLGGGYPELHAATISHNQRLRTEILAFAQAGHPVYAECGGFMYLCQAITDQEGVQFPMVGLYPFSARMQPRLRSLGYRQPMVETDCLLAPRGTVLHGHEFHYSTIEEGAPPPVAYHLADGRGEGFLVNNTLAGYIHLHWGRTPQAAARFAQACRQHS, from the coding sequence ATGAGCTTTCCTGCCCTGCTCATCGCCGGGACCCACTCGGGTTGCGGCAAGACCACCCTGACCCTGGGCGTGATGGCGGCCCTGGCGCGTCGAGGGCTTGCGGTCCAGCCCTTTAAGTGCGGCCCGGATTTCATCGATCCCAGCCTCCACCAGATGGTGACCGGGCGTATCTCCCGCAACCTGGATGTGCGCATGTGCGGCGCTGACTTTGTCCGCCGCAGCTTTAGAAAAAATGGCGCTGGTTGCGACTGTGCGGTGGTTGAAGGGGTCATGGGGCTCTTCGACGGTGGTGAAGGCTCGGCCGCCCACCTGGCAAAGACACTTGACCTTCCTGTCTTTCTTGTGATTGATGTCCGCTCTGCGGCAGAAAGTGTTGCTGCGGTTGCCCATGGATTTGCTACGCTGGATCCCAGCCTGCGCCTGGCCGGTGTCATCTGTAACCGGGTGGGCTCGGCCAAACACCGCCAGATGATCGCCGATGCCATTGAAACCTTTTGCGAGGTTCCAGTCCTTGGCTTTCTGCCCCGCAATGAGGCGGTCTCCATCCCCTCCCGGCACCTTGGCTTGCATATGGGGGAAGAACACCCGCTCAAAGGTGAGGGGCTTGAGGAGTTAGTCAGTCTGATCGAGGGGCATCTTGACCTGGAGCGCATGCTGGGGATCGCCCGACAACGCCCGACAACCATGGAATCCGCCCCCATTGCTCCCCTTGTCGAAGCGGGCGCGCCTGTCCGCATTGGCGTGGCCCGGGATGCGGCCTTCTGTTTTTACTATGAAGACAACCTGGACCTGCTCAGAGACGCAGGGGCGGAGCTCATCTTTTTCAGCCCCCTGGAAGATGCGGGCTTACCGACGAATCTTCAGGGATTGTATCTTGGCGGTGGCTATCCGGAACTGCATGCGGCCACCATCAGTCACAACCAGCGGCTGCGCACAGAGATTCTCGCCTTTGCCCAGGCTGGCCATCCGGTGTATGCCGAGTGCGGTGGATTCATGTACCTCTGCCAGGCGATCACCGACCAGGAGGGGGTACAATTTCCCATGGTGGGGCTCTACCCGTTCAGCGCACGCATGCAACCAAGACTGCGTAGCCTGGGCTACCGTCAGCCCATGGTTGAGACCGATTGCCTCCTTGCTCCCCGGGGCACGGTGCTGCATGGCCACGAATTTCACTACTCCACCATCGAGGAAGGGGCGCCTCCCCCAGTTGCCTACCACTTGGCCGATGGGCGTGGAGAGGGTTTTCTAGTCAACAATACTCTGGCAGGTTACATCCATCTGCACTGGGGGCGCACGCCGCAGGCTGCAGCCCGCTTTGCCCAGGCCTGCCGTCAACACTCTTGA
- a CDS encoding helix-turn-helix domain-containing protein has product MDHIKKRVSSGVTKLDKLLGDLFIGDNVLWYEDAGSFSSAFCFHFIRQSLLEKKPVIYVSFDRSPKNVVTFLGPLAQNQNLTVLDCFTNGKGDGSEVFNKFYEKDGAQWPYQVIKVNAPEHPSQVSEAIYGLHATLSGDIRFIIDSLTGMQDLWGGEEPVTKFYARTCPRLYELDTIAYWIVEKGAHSSRLKANINKIAQVVIDLSVKEGKSLCKILKAEKRTSASINKAHPFTCEQGEITFDSSHDFSDRFDLGGRIKAVRQQQGLSQKELAKRASMTPSSISQIEKNLISPSIPALFRLAESLAVSITTFFEGASALQGNCVFSGLDGVGVAFAKGAKGTIAGQRLLPPDITDTVADPYLLRIEPGRKLSTHFFNHKGEEAGYLLQGSLTLLVNGAAQEAHPGDLIYLRKEMPEQWENNGETTAELLWIKLQG; this is encoded by the coding sequence ATGGATCACATCAAAAAACGAGTCTCCTCCGGTGTTACCAAGCTCGACAAACTGCTCGGCGACCTCTTCATCGGTGACAATGTCCTCTGGTACGAGGATGCAGGGAGCTTTTCATCGGCCTTCTGCTTCCATTTCATTCGCCAGTCATTGCTGGAAAAAAAACCGGTGATCTATGTCAGCTTTGACCGCTCCCCTAAAAATGTGGTGACCTTCCTCGGGCCTCTGGCACAAAACCAAAACCTGACCGTCCTCGACTGCTTTACCAATGGTAAGGGGGACGGCTCCGAGGTCTTCAACAAGTTCTATGAGAAGGATGGGGCGCAATGGCCCTATCAGGTCATCAAGGTCAATGCCCCCGAGCACCCCTCCCAGGTCAGTGAGGCAATCTATGGGTTGCATGCTACGCTTTCCGGAGATATCCGTTTTATCATCGACAGCCTGACCGGCATGCAGGATCTCTGGGGCGGTGAAGAGCCGGTCACCAAATTTTATGCCCGCACCTGTCCCCGGCTCTACGAACTGGATACCATCGCCTACTGGATTGTTGAAAAAGGTGCCCACTCCAGCCGTCTCAAGGCCAATATTAATAAAATCGCCCAGGTGGTGATCGACCTCTCCGTCAAGGAAGGGAAATCACTGTGCAAGATCCTCAAAGCTGAAAAACGAACCTCTGCCTCCATCAACAAAGCGCACCCCTTTACCTGTGAACAAGGCGAGATCACCTTTGACAGTTCCCATGATTTTTCCGATCGTTTTGACTTAGGAGGCCGGATTAAGGCTGTGCGGCAACAACAGGGATTGTCCCAGAAAGAACTGGCGAAACGCGCGAGTATGACCCCCTCCAGTATTTCCCAGATCGAAAAAAATCTGATTTCGCCCTCTATTCCAGCGCTCTTTCGGCTTGCGGAAAGCCTTGCCGTCAGCATAACGACCTTCTTTGAGGGCGCCTCTGCTCTTCAGGGCAACTGTGTCTTTTCCGGACTGGACGGGGTGGGAGTGGCCTTTGCTAAAGGGGCCAAGGGAACGATTGCCGGGCAACGGTTGCTGCCACCGGATATCACCGACACGGTTGCCGATCCGTATCTTCTCCGCATCGAACCGGGGCGCAAACTCTCGACCCACTTCTTCAATCATAAAGGAGAAGAGGCAGGCTATCTTCTCCAGGGATCGCTGACCCTCCTGGTCAACGGTGCAGCGCAAGAGGCACATCCCGGCGATCTGATTTACCTCCGCAAGGAGATGCCAGAACAATGGGAAAATAACGGCGAGACAACGGCAGAGCTTTTGTGGATAAAATTGCAGGGATGA
- a CDS encoding ABC transporter substrate-binding protein, with protein MRHSSLASLLISALLLVATTATAATITDSENKTIVFNKPFKRIISLYSAHTTNLLQMGVQKEIVGCSPSDHQLPGCPKVRFQDDPERLLALAPDLVLIRPMISRAYPNLVRILERHNVRVVSLQPTKAAELYQYWRDLGSLSGHEEQAEGMITTFTDRLSAIKGQLRLVPDNQRKRVYFESIHRQMKTFAPTSMAIFVLESAGGVNVATDADRMRQTNIAAYGKERILAKADTIDLYLAQTGRMNPVSVDDIMHEPGFSVIKAVRDGQVFLVAEEMVSRPTLELLDGIAFVKSLLYPDYAQKGIIRL; from the coding sequence ATGCGTCATTCATCTCTTGCATCATTGTTGATTTCAGCCCTGCTGCTGGTTGCCACAACAGCCACAGCCGCCACCATCACAGACAGTGAAAACAAGACCATTGTCTTTAACAAACCGTTCAAACGTATCATCTCGCTCTACTCGGCGCATACCACCAACCTGCTGCAGATGGGGGTGCAAAAAGAGATCGTCGGTTGCAGCCCCAGCGATCATCAGTTGCCGGGTTGCCCCAAGGTCCGTTTTCAGGATGATCCGGAACGTCTTCTGGCACTCGCTCCCGACCTGGTGCTGATTCGCCCCATGATCAGCCGGGCCTACCCGAACCTGGTACGTATTTTAGAGCGCCACAACGTGCGCGTGGTCTCCCTCCAGCCCACAAAGGCGGCTGAACTCTACCAGTACTGGCGGGACCTGGGCAGCCTAAGCGGCCATGAAGAACAGGCCGAGGGCATGATCACAACCTTTACCGATCGGTTGAGCGCGATTAAAGGCCAGCTTCGCCTGGTTCCCGACAACCAGCGCAAGCGTGTCTATTTTGAGTCGATTCACCGTCAGATGAAAACCTTTGCCCCCACCTCCATGGCCATCTTTGTGTTGGAGTCTGCCGGAGGGGTCAACGTGGCCACCGACGCCGACCGCATGCGCCAGACCAATATCGCGGCTTACGGCAAAGAACGCATCCTCGCCAAGGCCGATACAATTGACCTCTATCTGGCCCAGACCGGTCGGATGAACCCGGTCAGCGTGGATGACATCATGCACGAACCGGGATTCTCCGTAATCAAGGCGGTCCGAGATGGCCAGGTATTTCTGGTTGCCGAGGAGATGGTTTCCCGCCCCACCCTGGAGCTGCTTGACGGTATCGCTTTTGTCAAGTCGCTGCTCTATCCCGACTATGCCCAGAAGGGGATTATACGCCTATGA
- the cbiD gene encoding cobalt-precorrin-5B (C(1))-methyltransferase CbiD, which produces MAPPRNKPLRSGYTTGACAAAAAKAAVRCLLGHQDESIEIPFPDASRHSFALCRLQRTEDGGAMATVVKDAGDDPDVTNGAEIGAQVRWNENQSSERIHLINGPGVGRVTKPGLPIAVGEPAINPVPRTMILEAVTEALQECSQHPGPLEVQIFVRDGEILAEKTLNRRLGVLGGISILGTTGIVRPISAKAWTDTIDASMQVARAAGLNEVILATGRTSEAAVQSYLGLAEESQVMMGDYLKYALEAAGRHGFQKIHLAEMWAKLVKAALGVPQTHVRNGALETHHAADLLESLGLDAETSKKLHTANTAREIYDYLHTMKRNDLITAVSQRAKDQAEQWSGLPVTVYLVSSEEGVVHVTH; this is translated from the coding sequence ATGGCACCTCCACGGAACAAACCGCTGCGCAGCGGCTATACCACCGGTGCCTGTGCTGCGGCTGCGGCCAAGGCGGCGGTGCGCTGCCTGCTCGGCCACCAGGACGAGTCGATCGAGATCCCCTTTCCCGATGCATCCCGCCACAGCTTTGCACTCTGCCGCCTTCAGCGCACAGAGGACGGCGGTGCCATGGCCACCGTGGTCAAGGACGCGGGCGATGATCCGGACGTGACCAATGGGGCTGAAATTGGGGCGCAGGTCCGCTGGAATGAGAACCAGAGCTCAGAGCGCATACACCTGATCAACGGCCCAGGAGTGGGCCGCGTGACCAAACCTGGCCTGCCTATTGCAGTAGGGGAACCGGCAATCAACCCGGTCCCCCGCACAATGATCCTCGAAGCCGTTACCGAGGCGCTCCAGGAATGTTCCCAGCACCCTGGCCCGCTTGAAGTGCAGATCTTTGTCCGCGACGGTGAAATCCTGGCGGAAAAAACGCTCAACCGTCGTCTGGGTGTTCTAGGCGGCATCTCTATCCTGGGGACCACCGGCATTGTCCGCCCCATCTCGGCCAAGGCCTGGACAGACACCATTGACGCATCCATGCAGGTCGCGCGGGCCGCTGGCTTGAATGAAGTCATTCTTGCCACCGGCCGCACCTCCGAGGCGGCTGTCCAGAGCTATCTGGGGCTTGCCGAGGAATCCCAGGTGATGATGGGGGATTATCTCAAGTACGCCCTGGAGGCTGCGGGCCGCCATGGCTTTCAGAAAATCCATTTGGCCGAAATGTGGGCAAAACTGGTCAAAGCTGCCCTAGGTGTCCCACAGACCCATGTCCGAAATGGCGCACTCGAGACCCATCATGCGGCTGATTTACTCGAATCTCTGGGACTGGACGCAGAAACAAGCAAAAAACTCCACACGGCCAATACTGCCCGTGAAATCTATGATTATCTCCATACAATGAAACGAAACGACCTCATCACGGCAGTGAGCCAACGGGCAAAAGACCAGGCCGAACAGTGGTCCGGACTCCCTGTCACCGTGTATCTTGTGAGCTCTGAAGAGGGAGTGGTCCATGTCACGCATTGA
- the cobI gene encoding precorrin-2 C(20)-methyltransferase, translating to MNSESSTSSTGHLYLVGVGPGDPELMTYKAVRILTKAKVWAVPTAKKNGPSSAQRIAEQIVPDGERTILPLHFIMKKVYLGQETDDQQLDAWRQAADEVIAQLDQGNDVAFPTLGDATLYSTAFYLLAIIQEQRPEIGVTVVPGITAMAACAASQSYPLALGNDVLAVVPAAFEDDRLREILTTLDAVVLMKVHKRIDELVDLIEELGLVDAAVLIERSGMPEERVFTDIRETRGQKLHYFSTMVIRKKKVQVSHAISAISA from the coding sequence ATGAACAGCGAATCTTCCACCTCATCAACCGGGCACCTCTATCTGGTCGGCGTTGGTCCCGGCGACCCGGAACTGATGACCTATAAAGCTGTCCGTATTCTCACCAAGGCCAAGGTCTGGGCTGTGCCCACAGCCAAAAAAAATGGGCCGAGCAGTGCACAGCGAATCGCGGAACAGATCGTTCCCGACGGGGAACGCACCATTCTTCCCCTCCATTTCATCATGAAAAAGGTCTACCTGGGCCAGGAAACCGATGATCAGCAGTTGGATGCCTGGAGACAGGCTGCCGATGAAGTGATCGCCCAGCTTGATCAGGGCAACGATGTCGCCTTCCCTACCCTCGGCGACGCCACGCTCTACTCCACCGCCTTTTACCTCCTGGCGATCATTCAGGAACAACGCCCGGAGATAGGGGTCACAGTCGTGCCCGGCATCACCGCCATGGCGGCCTGCGCCGCTTCCCAGTCCTACCCGCTGGCTCTGGGCAATGATGTCCTGGCCGTGGTTCCGGCTGCCTTTGAAGATGATCGCCTCCGTGAAATACTCACCACCTTGGATGCGGTGGTCCTGATGAAGGTGCACAAGCGTATCGATGAGCTGGTGGACCTGATTGAAGAGCTGGGGCTTGTGGATGCAGCGGTGCTGATCGAGCGCTCGGGCATGCCGGAAGAGCGGGTCTTCACCGATATTCGCGAAACCCGAGGCCAGAAACTGCACTACTTTTCCACCATGGTTATCCGCAAAAAAAAGGTACAGGTGTCCCATGCAATCAGCGCAATCTCAGCCTGA
- a CDS encoding precorrin-8X methylmutase yields the protein MVTLQQIAPQEIEAESFRIIERELGPTNFSPEEFAVVRRSIHATGDFSFAENIRFHPKAIEAGLSALTSGKNILIDVNMGKSGISKGLLAKFGGKVICKVADEETVAKAKAEGTTRSDAAMALSVNDNIGIVAVGNAPTALLKVMELIEQGTFAPDLVIGVPVGFVNAAESKDILVEKDFPYITALGRKGGTPVAVAMVNALLRLV from the coding sequence ATGGTTACCCTGCAACAGATCGCACCCCAAGAAATCGAAGCAGAGAGTTTTCGTATCATCGAGCGCGAACTCGGCCCCACTAATTTTTCCCCGGAAGAGTTTGCCGTGGTACGTCGCTCCATTCATGCCACCGGCGACTTCAGCTTTGCTGAGAACATTCGCTTTCACCCCAAGGCCATAGAAGCCGGCCTCTCTGCACTCACAAGCGGCAAGAATATCCTCATCGACGTCAACATGGGGAAAAGCGGTATCTCCAAAGGCCTACTCGCCAAATTTGGCGGCAAGGTCATCTGCAAGGTGGCCGACGAAGAAACCGTTGCCAAAGCCAAGGCAGAGGGAACCACCCGCTCCGATGCGGCCATGGCCTTAAGCGTCAACGACAATATCGGCATTGTCGCCGTGGGCAATGCGCCCACAGCCCTGCTCAAGGTGATGGAGCTCATTGAGCAGGGGACGTTCGCACCGGACCTGGTGATCGGCGTGCCGGTTGGCTTTGTCAATGCAGCAGAATCCAAGGATATCCTGGTGGAAAAGGACTTTCCCTATATCACCGCCCTTGGCCGCAAAGGGGGCACCCCGGTGGCGGTGGCCATGGTCAACGCCCTGCTGCGCCTGGTCTGA
- the cobM gene encoding precorrin-4 C(11)-methyltransferase: MQSAQSQPESGCHSVVFLGAGPGDPELITLKGRRLLDEADVIVYAGSLVNVALLDGVKAACHDSASLDLEAIMNLLAEGYQQGKKVVRLHTGDPAIYGAIREQMQWLDARQIPYEVVPGVSSAFASAAALQVELTVPEVTQTVIFTRQAGRTPVPENESLRNLASIGASMCIFLSVSLIETVVKDLIEGGYPPETPIAVVEKASWPDQQIVRGRLNTIAEIIKASAIRKTAMIVVGPALGEESTIASKLYDAAFRHEYR, from the coding sequence ATGCAATCAGCGCAATCTCAGCCTGAATCGGGCTGTCATTCAGTCGTCTTTCTTGGTGCCGGCCCTGGCGATCCGGAGCTTATTACCCTTAAAGGACGTCGTCTGCTTGATGAGGCCGACGTGATCGTCTACGCCGGCAGTCTGGTCAACGTGGCCCTACTCGACGGGGTCAAGGCGGCCTGCCACGACTCGGCAAGCCTGGATCTGGAAGCAATCATGAACCTGTTGGCCGAGGGCTACCAACAGGGGAAAAAGGTTGTCCGTCTGCATACCGGCGACCCGGCCATCTACGGTGCCATCCGTGAGCAGATGCAGTGGCTCGATGCACGTCAGATCCCCTATGAGGTGGTCCCCGGCGTGAGCTCTGCCTTTGCCAGTGCTGCGGCACTGCAGGTGGAGCTGACCGTGCCTGAGGTAACCCAGACCGTAATTTTCACCCGTCAGGCGGGACGCACTCCGGTGCCGGAAAACGAATCGCTGCGCAACCTGGCATCCATTGGGGCCAGCATGTGCATCTTCCTCAGTGTCTCCCTGATCGAGACCGTGGTCAAGGACCTGATCGAAGGTGGCTATCCCCCTGAGACGCCCATCGCGGTTGTGGAAAAAGCCAGCTGGCCGGATCAGCAGATTGTGCGGGGCCGACTCAATACCATTGCTGAGATCATCAAAGCATCCGCCATTCGCAAGACCGCGATGATCGTGGTCGGTCCGGCTCTCGGAGAGGAATCCACTATAGCTTCTAAACTCTACGATGCCGCCTTCCGCCACGAGTATCGCTGA
- the cobJ gene encoding precorrin-3B C(17)-methyltransferase: protein MTTVQDSATGSLMVVGLGPGANDLMAPRALQALTDAEIVVGYRTYLDLVRDCLRPETEILSSSMMQEIDRCRKALELAESGKRVALVCGGDPGIYAMAGLVYELAQSENATVPIDIIPGIAALNSCAAILGAPLMHDFAAISLSDLMTPWELIEKRLEAVAPSDFVVVIYNPKSKKRTDQIVRAREIMLASRDPQTPVGIVSGATREHETVRLSTLENMLNEEIGMQTTVIIGNSQTFVWKDKMITPRGYSKKYGL, encoded by the coding sequence ATGACAACAGTACAGGACAGTGCAACCGGCTCTCTGATGGTGGTGGGACTCGGTCCCGGCGCAAACGATCTTATGGCTCCGCGAGCTCTGCAGGCATTGACCGATGCAGAAATTGTGGTTGGCTACCGCACCTATCTCGATCTGGTTCGTGACTGCCTCCGACCTGAGACCGAGATCCTTTCCTCGTCGATGATGCAGGAGATCGACCGTTGCCGTAAGGCTCTGGAGCTGGCCGAATCCGGTAAACGCGTGGCCCTGGTCTGCGGCGGCGACCCAGGTATCTATGCCATGGCCGGGCTGGTCTATGAGCTGGCGCAATCTGAGAACGCCACCGTGCCCATCGATATCATCCCCGGTATTGCCGCGCTCAACTCCTGTGCCGCCATTTTAGGCGCGCCCCTGATGCATGACTTTGCCGCCATCAGCCTTTCAGACCTGATGACCCCCTGGGAGCTGATCGAAAAACGTCTGGAAGCGGTCGCTCCGTCAGATTTTGTGGTGGTGATCTATAATCCCAAATCCAAAAAACGCACCGATCAAATCGTCCGCGCCCGTGAGATCATGTTGGCAAGCCGCGATCCCCAGACCCCGGTGGGTATCGTCAGCGGTGCCACCCGCGAGCATGAGACCGTGCGCCTGAGCACACTTGAGAACATGCTCAATGAAGAGATCGGCATGCAGACTACGGTCATCATCGGTAACTCCCAGACCTTTGTCTGGAAGGACAAGATGATCACCCCCCGCGGCTACAGTAAAAAGTACGGTCTGTAA